A genomic region of Zea mays cultivar B73 chromosome 6, Zm-B73-REFERENCE-NAM-5.0, whole genome shotgun sequence contains the following coding sequences:
- the LOC100282660 gene encoding palmitoyltransferase PFA4 isoform X2: MGGRPGYLTLPIFSVVAAIGYVYYTTVFVAVPRWLGLSTAAGVANAAAFTALAAACLATYAVAVRRDPGRVPPGFVPDVEDAESTVHEIKRKGGDLRYCQKCCHYKPPRAHHCRVCKRCVLKMDHHCIWINNCVGHENYKIFLVFVLYAVVASFYALGAFCIVFLKMSSQAAILLEHPFTMKELERCGWQKKVETSIIIHMTLVSMRILFQFLGLTYFAGSALY, encoded by the exons ATGGGGGGCCGGCCGGGGTACCTCACCCTGCCGATCTTTTCCGTGGTCGCGGCGATCGGGTACGTCTACTACACCACGGTGTTCGTGGCCGTGCCGCGGTGGCTGGGCCTGTCCACGGCTGCGGGGGTAGCCAACGCCGCCGCGTTCACAGCGCTAGCAGCTGCCTGCCTCGCCACCTACGCCGTCGCCGTTCGCAGGGACCCCGGGCGGGTGCCCCCGGGTTTCGTGCCCGACGTCGAGGACGCCGAGAGCACCGTCCACGAGATCAAGCGCAAG GGTGGTGACTTGAGATATTGCCAGAAATGTTGCCACTATAAACCTCCACGTGCACACCATTGCCGTGTTTGCAAGAGATGTGTTCTGAAAATG GACCATCATTGCATTTGGATTAATAACTGTGTTGGACATGAGAACTACAAGATTTTCTTGGTCTTTGTATTATATGCTGTGGTTGCAAGCTTCTATGCATTG GGAGCGTTTTGCATAGTGTTCCTAAAGATGAGCAGCCAGGCAGCGATTCTTCTCGAACATCCATT TACCATGAAGGAGTTAGAGCGATGTGGTTGGCAGAAAAAGGTGGAGACCTCTATCATCATCCATATGACCTTGGTGTCTATGAGAATCTTATTTCA